From a region of the Thioalkalivibrio sp. XN279 genome:
- a CDS encoding MlaD family protein: METRANYVVIGAFTLAAAIAAVAFGFFAANYAADSAWNRYQVLFEESVIGLSDGSPVLYNGVSIGRVTDIELDPADIRQVIVTIEVEAGVPIHKDSVATIRLTGLTGTAAIQLSGGTPGSPLLPPGIGEGHRIRAMASPFTRLLESSEGITVTANKVVKQLDALLSDANIQRIDRTLASLEQFSSSLASPDSELARLMENMAEASESLPGLLVELQATTVRFEEVLAGIDQGLLEDLPELKERLGATLSNLESLSGRVDSILASNQGELSRIGGAGMREIAGSMESLRGLVRDLSQLVRQIDNDPTRFLSGGERPEEYPTR; this comes from the coding sequence ATGGAAACAAGAGCCAATTACGTTGTCATCGGCGCATTCACCCTCGCCGCCGCAATCGCGGCGGTGGCGTTCGGCTTTTTCGCCGCGAACTACGCCGCCGACAGCGCGTGGAACAGGTACCAGGTCCTGTTCGAGGAATCGGTCATCGGCCTGTCTGACGGCAGCCCGGTGCTGTACAACGGCGTCAGCATCGGGCGCGTCACCGACATCGAGCTGGATCCCGCCGACATCCGCCAGGTGATCGTAACGATCGAGGTCGAGGCGGGTGTGCCCATACACAAGGACTCCGTGGCCACTATCCGGCTGACCGGGCTGACCGGCACTGCTGCGATCCAGCTGAGCGGCGGGACTCCCGGCAGTCCGCTGCTGCCTCCGGGCATCGGAGAAGGACACCGTATCCGGGCGATGGCCTCGCCATTCACCCGGCTGCTGGAGTCCTCCGAAGGCATCACCGTGACCGCCAACAAGGTGGTCAAGCAGCTGGACGCATTGCTCAGCGACGCCAATATCCAGCGCATCGACAGGACGCTGGCCTCGCTGGAGCAGTTCAGCAGTTCGCTCGCGAGCCCGGACAGCGAACTGGCTCGCCTGATGGAGAACATGGCCGAGGCCAGCGAATCGCTGCCCGGGTTGCTGGTCGAGCTGCAGGCCACGACTGTGCGCTTCGAGGAAGTCCTTGCCGGTATCGACCAGGGCCTGCTCGAGGACCTGCCCGAGCTGAAAGAACGCCTCGGTGCCACACTGAGCAACCTCGAGTCGCTGTCCGGCCGCGTCGACAGCATCTTGGCGAGCAACCAGGGCGAGCTCAGCCGGATCGGCGGCGCCGGGATGCGCGAGATCGCGGGCAGCATGGAGTCCTTGCGAGGCCTGGTGCGCGACCTGTCCCAGCTCGTGCGCCAGATCGATAACGACCCCACGCGCTTCCTGAGCGGCGGCGAACGACCCGAGGAGTATCCGACCCGATGA
- a CDS encoding MlaE family ABC transporter permease, with protein MPSPDVTPPSQGGQVAAELVPGAEDGGTLSARGEWVLDNVEQLNARVDALASGAGKLDASGITRLDASGALLLERLLCHTGQDAAGAGLSGQWRVLFEAVDTACDDTRAPAPVYEPPWRQILGRIGRATVEVAQSTRELLGFLGITVHRLGRTVLQPRRFRFTSTVHHMEATGLDAVPLLILLSSLVGAVVAYLGATVLRDFGAELFVIDLVTFAFVREFGVLLAAILLAGRTSSAFCAQIGMMKLREEIDAIRTLGLDEIEVLVLPRLVALLITLPLLAFIATLSGLFGGFVVSVVSLDITPSMFLDRLEQTITLRHYLVGMIKAPIFAVVIALIGCMEGLRVSGTAQSVGEHTTTAVVRSLTMVIILDAIAAIFFMEIGW; from the coding sequence GTGCCCAGTCCAGACGTGACGCCGCCGAGCCAGGGCGGGCAGGTCGCCGCCGAGCTTGTGCCCGGCGCGGAGGACGGGGGCACATTGAGCGCCCGGGGTGAATGGGTCCTGGACAACGTCGAGCAGCTCAACGCAAGGGTCGATGCGTTGGCCAGCGGGGCCGGCAAGCTGGATGCCAGCGGTATCACGCGGCTGGACGCCTCTGGCGCGCTGCTGCTGGAGCGCCTGTTGTGCCACACCGGCCAGGATGCGGCCGGCGCCGGGCTCAGCGGACAGTGGCGCGTGCTGTTCGAGGCCGTGGATACGGCCTGCGACGACACCCGGGCGCCGGCACCGGTCTACGAGCCCCCGTGGCGGCAGATTCTCGGGCGGATCGGCCGGGCCACCGTCGAAGTGGCCCAGAGCACGCGCGAGCTGCTTGGCTTCCTGGGAATCACCGTGCACCGCCTGGGCCGGACCGTGCTGCAGCCCAGGCGATTCAGGTTCACCTCGACCGTGCACCACATGGAGGCGACCGGGCTGGATGCGGTGCCCCTGCTGATCCTGCTCAGCAGCCTGGTCGGCGCGGTGGTCGCGTACCTGGGCGCCACCGTGCTGCGCGACTTCGGCGCGGAACTGTTTGTCATCGACCTGGTGACTTTTGCCTTCGTGCGCGAATTTGGCGTGCTGCTGGCGGCCATCCTGCTGGCCGGGCGCACCTCCAGCGCGTTTTGCGCGCAGATCGGCATGATGAAGCTGCGCGAGGAGATCGATGCGATCCGCACCCTGGGTCTCGACGAGATCGAGGTGCTGGTCCTGCCGCGCCTGGTCGCCTTGCTCATCACGTTGCCGCTGCTGGCCTTCATCGCGACTCTCAGCGGCCTGTTCGGCGGGTTCGTGGTCTCGGTCGTGTCGCTGGACATCACCCCGAGCATGTTCCTGGACCGGCTGGAACAGACCATCACCCTGCGCCATTACCTGGTCGGCATGATCAAGGCGCCGATCTTTGCCGTAGTGATAGCGCTGATCGGCTGCATGGAAGGCCTGAGGGTCTCCGGCACCGCGCAGTCGGTAGGGGAGCACACCACCACGGCCGTGGTGCGCAGCCTGACGATGGTCATCATCCTGGATGCGATCGCCGCGATCTTCTTCATGGAGATCGGCTGGTGA
- a CDS encoding ABC-type transport auxiliary lipoprotein family protein: MIPANRNPWTSAAAVLAAAMVVSACSILPRSDPVQLLDPRLAAPVEVSEGLEWTLNVALPETDPARDSTRVLVRTLEGRLQVHPSARWVAPAPALLRTLLVRYLRDGGMLSQVGAGAGGMDRTLALDLRHFELNETAAGQLEARIRIEARLYDGRAATLLARRMFEARQPARSAQASDVLAGFEAALGEIIPALAGWVTGYVPPEEDVARE; encoded by the coding sequence ATGATCCCCGCTAACAGAAATCCCTGGACGTCTGCCGCGGCCGTGCTGGCGGCGGCGATGGTCGTGAGCGCCTGCTCCATCCTTCCTCGCAGCGACCCGGTGCAGCTGCTCGATCCCCGGCTAGCGGCGCCCGTCGAGGTGAGCGAAGGGCTGGAATGGACATTGAATGTGGCGCTGCCCGAGACCGACCCGGCACGCGACTCGACGCGGGTGCTGGTGCGCACCTTGGAAGGCCGGCTGCAGGTGCATCCCAGCGCGCGTTGGGTGGCCCCGGCGCCGGCGCTGTTGCGCACGTTGCTCGTTCGTTACTTGCGCGACGGCGGGATGCTATCCCAGGTGGGGGCAGGCGCGGGGGGCATGGACCGGACGCTGGCGCTGGACCTGCGGCATTTCGAGCTGAACGAGACCGCGGCCGGGCAGCTGGAAGCCCGGATCAGGATCGAGGCCCGCCTCTACGACGGCCGCGCTGCGACGCTGCTTGCGCGGCGGATGTTCGAGGCCCGGCAGCCGGCGCGCTCCGCACAAGCCAGTGATGTCCTGGCCGGGTTCGAGGCGGCGCTGGGCGAAATCATCCCCGCGCTGGCGGGCTGGGTCACGGGTTACGTGCCGCCCGAAGAGGACGTGGCGCGGGAGTGA
- a CDS encoding ABC transporter ATP-binding protein yields MSAAAMKQDAEAVIRVRGLETRFGADVIHRALDLDVHRGEILGVVGGSGTGKSVLMRAILGLLRPSGGSIEVFGQRLEDTEDAQRIMSRRAGVLFQDGALFSSLTVLENVELPLKTHRPDISRQLRRDLARSKIQLSGLPDSTGAKMPAELSGGMRKRAALARALALEPELLFLDEPTAGLDPIGAADFDRLLHTLQRALGLTVFLITHDLDTLYSICDRVAVIADGKILAAAPLGEIETLEHEWIRDYFHGPRARAVREREPATS; encoded by the coding sequence GTGAGCGCGGCGGCCATGAAGCAGGACGCCGAAGCAGTGATTCGGGTGCGCGGGCTGGAGACCCGCTTCGGCGCGGACGTGATCCACCGCGCGCTGGACCTCGATGTCCACCGCGGCGAGATCCTGGGCGTGGTCGGCGGGTCGGGTACCGGCAAATCAGTGCTGATGCGTGCCATTCTCGGCCTCCTACGTCCCAGCGGCGGCTCCATCGAAGTGTTCGGACAGCGCCTCGAAGACACCGAGGACGCGCAACGGATCATGTCGCGCCGGGCCGGGGTCCTGTTCCAGGACGGCGCGTTGTTTTCCTCGCTGACCGTGCTCGAGAACGTCGAGCTGCCCCTGAAAACCCACCGGCCAGACATCTCCCGGCAACTGCGGCGCGACCTGGCGCGCTCCAAGATCCAGCTGTCCGGGCTGCCCGACTCGACCGGCGCGAAGATGCCCGCCGAGCTGTCCGGCGGCATGCGCAAGCGCGCAGCCCTGGCGCGGGCGCTGGCGCTGGAACCGGAGCTGCTGTTTCTCGACGAACCGACCGCCGGGCTGGATCCGATCGGCGCAGCGGATTTCGATCGCCTGTTGCACACGCTGCAGCGCGCCCTCGGCCTCACGGTGTTCCTGATCACCCACGACCTCGATACGCTTTACTCCATCTGCGACCGCGTGGCAGTGATCGCCGACGGCAAGATCCTGGCCGCCGCGCCGCTGGGCGAAATCGAAACACTCGAGCATGAATGGATAAGGGACTACTTCCACGGGCCGCGCGCGCGCGCGGTCCGGGAACGCGAGCCTGCCACGAGCTGA
- a CDS encoding phosphoglycerate mutase family protein, with translation MATLKKDHRGLRRRPLYTPLAIVIVSVLAALLVGAWLVASWGTTTVVLVRHGERIQQEGDSPLSPAGEARAAALARMLQTAGLDAIYVTQALRTQQTAAPTAQATGLEPRVIPADNHGRLLRRLKWRHRGDVVLVVGHSNTVPLIADGLGAPIDVIAADEYSGFWIITYSRLRGTRLLALRY, from the coding sequence ATGGCGACGCTCAAGAAGGACCACCGGGGACTGAGACGGCGGCCGCTCTACACGCCGCTGGCCATCGTCATCGTCTCGGTACTGGCAGCGCTCCTGGTGGGCGCCTGGCTGGTCGCCTCGTGGGGCACCACCACCGTGGTGCTGGTGCGCCACGGTGAACGGATACAGCAGGAGGGCGACTCGCCCCTTTCGCCGGCCGGCGAGGCGCGCGCTGCGGCGCTGGCGCGGATGCTGCAAACGGCGGGCCTGGACGCCATCTATGTCACCCAGGCGCTGCGCACCCAACAAACGGCTGCGCCGACGGCGCAGGCCACCGGCCTGGAGCCGCGCGTTATCCCGGCGGATAATCACGGCAGGCTGCTGCGACGCCTGAAGTGGCGCCACCGCGGCGACGTGGTGCTGGTGGTGGGACACAGCAACACCGTGCCGCTGATTGCTGACGGGCTGGGGGCGCCGATCGACGTCATCGCGGCGGACGAGTATTCCGGCTTCTGGATCATCACGTACTCCCGGCTGCGCGGGACGAGACTGCTGGCGCTGCGGTACTAG
- a CDS encoding Bax inhibitor-1/YccA family protein gives MEPARTTYTSIAQPGVLETNKVLKNTYLLLAATLLFSAFTAGIAMFTNMPPLNPFIVLAGYFGLLFATMKTRNSAMGLLFVFALTGFMGLTLGPIINLYLTMLPNGNQVVMTALGTTGAVFVGLSAYAIKSKRDFSFMGGFLFVGILGAFILGIVALLFNMPTLSLAVSGMFVLAMGGLILYQTSEIVRGGETNYIMATVTLYVSIYNLFTSLLHLLGVFSDE, from the coding sequence ATGGAGCCAGCCCGTACGACCTACACCTCGATCGCCCAGCCGGGCGTCCTCGAGACCAACAAGGTCCTCAAGAACACCTACCTGTTGCTCGCCGCGACGCTGCTGTTCAGCGCTTTCACGGCCGGCATCGCGATGTTCACCAACATGCCGCCGCTGAATCCCTTCATCGTCCTGGCGGGTTACTTCGGACTGCTGTTCGCGACCATGAAGACGCGCAACAGCGCGATGGGCCTGCTGTTCGTGTTCGCCCTGACCGGGTTCATGGGCCTGACGCTGGGTCCCATCATCAACCTGTACCTGACCATGCTGCCCAACGGCAACCAGGTGGTGATGACCGCCCTCGGTACCACCGGCGCGGTGTTCGTCGGACTGTCTGCCTACGCCATCAAGAGCAAGCGCGACTTCAGCTTCATGGGCGGCTTCCTGTTCGTCGGCATCCTCGGCGCCTTCATCCTCGGCATCGTGGCGCTGCTGTTCAACATGCCGACGCTGTCGCTGGCCGTGTCCGGCATGTTCGTGCTGGCCATGGGCGGGTTGATCCTGTACCAGACCAGCGAGATCGTGCGCGGCGGCGAGACCAACTACATCATGGCGACCGTCACGCTGTACGTGAGCATCTACAACCTGTTCACTAGCCTGCTGCACCTGCTCGGCGTGTTCAGCGACGAGTAA